A part of Candidatus Methanoperedens sp. genomic DNA contains:
- a CDS encoding 4Fe-4S binding protein has translation MNKKTMGFLCVILLSTVFTLQAGASAPMDMGDHAGMNMDDQHAADASDTHSGGVNWYAIISLLGIIGVAGFFASNKERLRKINFLNYAPLKALLKSRWYPLIFVLPTMIVFGIILLQLFFGNVETSYNFGSVMVWIFLWPLLPILFLLFGRFWCSVCPMSRVSDEMQKNVGLHKKVPKFLQKYGVWVIIIAFLIITWLDTVFGIVESPTNTGYLLLFVFAGVVLMGAVFEKRAWCRYLCFLGGLSSNYSMVSALEIRTDSAICKTCRDPTCYKGTEKVQGCSMFEYPRTMDSNRFCNFCSNCIKTCSHDAIRITPRPPTSELWFIKKPRFEDSFLATALIGIVVSQTVVMLEVWEPFMKWFESTTGITDFTIAWTVIFAGAMLVPVVLMLISSFISTQIPDKIGVPGMIPDQTAELNLASESFPEKTMLSNFVRYGYALIPLGLGIHLAHNAKHFLGEGLSVIYTSASLVGMNLTGDLSILNMPTIQVIQYILTLLGILGSVYTAYRISLNNPGSKASVLPYILLILMFGVIALWMYSVPMAARAH, from the coding sequence CCCATGGATATGGGCGACCATGCAGGAATGAATATGGACGACCAGCACGCTGCGGATGCTTCTGATACACATTCAGGGGGCGTAAACTGGTATGCTATCATATCTCTTCTTGGCATTATTGGAGTTGCAGGGTTTTTCGCTTCAAATAAGGAAAGACTCCGGAAAATAAATTTCCTGAACTATGCTCCTCTGAAAGCTCTTCTAAAAAGCCGCTGGTACCCTCTTATCTTTGTGCTGCCTACAATGATAGTTTTCGGCATTATACTCCTTCAGCTCTTTTTCGGAAATGTCGAAACCTCATACAATTTCGGCTCCGTCATGGTCTGGATCTTCCTGTGGCCACTTCTGCCCATTCTGTTCCTGCTCTTCGGGAGGTTCTGGTGCTCGGTATGCCCGATGTCAAGAGTGAGCGATGAGATGCAGAAAAATGTTGGATTGCATAAGAAAGTGCCAAAATTCCTCCAGAAATACGGTGTCTGGGTCATCATAATCGCTTTTCTAATAATTACATGGCTGGATACTGTATTCGGGATTGTGGAATCACCCACAAATACTGGTTATCTATTGCTTTTTGTATTTGCAGGCGTGGTCCTGATGGGAGCGGTTTTTGAGAAAAGGGCCTGGTGCCGCTACCTCTGTTTCCTTGGCGGGCTTTCAAGCAATTACTCCATGGTTTCAGCCCTTGAAATAAGAACTGACAGCGCGATATGCAAGACATGCAGGGACCCGACGTGTTACAAAGGAACAGAAAAAGTGCAAGGCTGTTCGATGTTCGAATATCCCCGGACAATGGATTCCAACCGGTTCTGCAACTTCTGCTCAAACTGTATCAAGACCTGTTCCCACGACGCTATCAGGATAACGCCGCGACCTCCCACGAGCGAACTCTGGTTCATCAAGAAACCAAGATTTGAGGATTCTTTCCTTGCAACTGCACTTATCGGGATAGTTGTAAGCCAGACTGTTGTCATGCTTGAAGTATGGGAACCGTTCATGAAGTGGTTTGAGAGTACAACCGGCATTACAGACTTTACTATTGCATGGACTGTGATTTTTGCGGGAGCCATGCTCGTACCCGTTGTGCTAATGCTTATCTCAAGCTTCATATCCACACAAATCCCTGATAAGATCGGAGTGCCGGGCATGATACCTGACCAGACTGCCGAATTAAACCTTGCATCTGAAAGTTTTCCGGAGAAAACGATGCTTTCAAACTTCGTGCGATATGGCTACGCCCTCATTCCCCTGGGATTGGGAATCCATCTGGCACATAATGCAAAACATTTCCTGGGAGAAGGGCTCTCTGTGATATACACATCTGCATCGCTTGTCGGAATGAATTTGACCGGGGACCTGTCCATCCTGAATATGCCGACTATACAGGTTATCCAGTATATCCTTACATTACTTGGAATTCTGGGTTCGGTTTATACAGCATACAGGATCTCATTGAATAATCCCGGTTCAAAGGCTTCAGTGCTGCCGTATATACTCCTGATACTGATGTTCGGGGTAATAGCGCTGTGGATGTATTCTGTGCCAATGGCCGCACGGGCTCATTAG
- the mtrH gene encoding tetrahydromethanopterin S-methyltransferase subunit H: MFRYDKKQEVFEFGKIKVGGQPGEYPTVLVSTMFYLKHKIVTDEDKGVFDKAAAEKLWNTQEVMGDKTGLPYFNQLVGETPEAIKKYIDWFVDICDDVPFLVDSSDGHTRAAAAKYAREIGVEKRAIHNSINASIGAEEIKALKESKLTSAIVLAFNATNPSVEGKLEILEKGGTGQTKGMLEVAKDVGITRPLVDVAATPLGAGAGATIRSVLAIKGRLGLPVGGGFHNMASAWDWMKKFRKEDPDAKAESWPPVDIGTNLVAQIMGANFLLYGPIENVKRVFPAVAMVDIMLAETAKDLGLEVLAEVHPIKKLV, translated from the coding sequence ATGTTTAGATATGATAAGAAACAAGAAGTGTTTGAATTCGGCAAGATAAAGGTTGGCGGACAGCCGGGAGAATACCCGACAGTGCTGGTCAGTACAATGTTTTACCTGAAACATAAGATCGTGACTGATGAGGATAAGGGTGTTTTTGATAAAGCGGCAGCTGAAAAACTGTGGAATACACAGGAAGTTATGGGGGATAAGACCGGTCTCCCTTATTTCAATCAGCTCGTGGGCGAGACGCCTGAAGCGATCAAAAAATACATCGACTGGTTCGTGGATATTTGTGATGACGTACCATTCCTTGTCGACTCATCCGATGGGCACACAAGGGCAGCGGCTGCAAAGTATGCCAGAGAGATAGGGGTCGAGAAGCGGGCCATACACAATTCCATAAATGCCAGCATAGGTGCTGAGGAAATCAAGGCCCTCAAAGAAAGCAAGCTCACTTCTGCCATCGTACTTGCATTCAACGCCACAAACCCGAGCGTGGAAGGCAAACTGGAAATCCTTGAGAAAGGTGGCACAGGGCAGACAAAAGGCATGCTTGAAGTGGCAAAGGACGTTGGAATCACAAGACCTCTCGTGGATGTGGCAGCTACGCCCCTTGGAGCAGGAGCTGGAGCTACCATAAGATCCGTTCTTGCGATCAAGGGCAGACTTGGTCTTCCAGTGGGAGGCGGGTTCCACAACATGGCATCTGCGTGGGACTGGATGAAGAAATTCAGGAAAGAAGACCCTGATGCAAAGGCAGAGTCATGGCCGCCGGTTGATATAGGCACAAACCTGGTGGCACAGATAATGGGCGCGAATTTCCTGCTATATGGCCCAATAGAGAACGTAAAGCGTGTGTTCCCTGCAGTGGCGATGGTCGACATAATGCTGGCAGAGACAGCAAAAGACCTTGGCTTGGAAGTGCTTGCAGAAGTTCACCCCATAAAGAAATTGGTGTAA
- the mtrG gene encoding tetrahydromethanopterin S-methyltransferase subunit G — MAEKVPTVIVDPEDYKKLLDKLNEIEEKIEFTNSEIHQRYGKKLGRDIGILYGICATLMIVMVYLLLLLSPVLPRLQAFMQNLLFK, encoded by the coding sequence ATGGCAGAGAAAGTCCCGACAGTAATAGTAGATCCTGAGGACTACAAGAAATTACTGGATAAATTGAATGAGATAGAGGAAAAGATTGAGTTCACCAATTCAGAAATTCACCAGAGATACGGGAAAAAACTCGGAAGAGATATTGGGATTCTGTATGGAATATGCGCTACGCTGATGATAGTAATGGTATACCTGTTGCTGCTCCTCTCACCAGTGCTTCCAAGATTGCAGGCATTCATGCAGAACTTACTGTTTAAATGA
- a CDS encoding tetrahydromethanopterin S-methyltransferase subunit F, with protein MAEKEYEYGKGVPTVIAPSMAAIESMVEDIRYRGQLIARNQKLESGVGATVAIGFSIGFVVVMLAVLVPALR; from the coding sequence ATGGCTGAGAAAGAATACGAATACGGTAAGGGCGTACCAACGGTAATAGCCCCTTCAATGGCAGCTATCGAATCAATGGTGGAAGACATCCGATACAGGGGTCAGCTCATTGCAAGAAACCAGAAACTTGAATCAGGAGTCGGAGCAACAGTCGCAATAGGATTTTCAATTGGTTTTGTGGTTGTTATGCTGGCGGTACTGGTTCCGGCATTGAGGTGA
- the mtrA gene encoding tetrahydromethanopterin S-methyltransferase subunit A: MANKVKPAAGWPVVKGEYEAGNPENPVAVTTCGSHLKGAAQLAAGASITGPHKTENLGIEKIVANIISNPNIRFLLVTGAEVKGHISGEAIVMIHKNGVKDSRIVGSTGAIPYIENLPDDAIKRFQAQIQIVEMIGTEDEGAIIAKIKELAAKDPGAFEGEPMIIQVGAKEEVAEVGGVKPMSAEIATVQARIKGIQAQTIDIGNMNKLMAGIYSGKIEGIMIGLVVGLTILGITIFGGGA; this comes from the coding sequence ATGGCAAATAAAGTTAAACCCGCAGCAGGATGGCCTGTTGTTAAGGGAGAATACGAAGCCGGGAATCCTGAAAACCCCGTAGCAGTAACCACATGCGGATCGCATCTCAAAGGTGCTGCACAGCTCGCTGCCGGTGCCTCGATAACAGGCCCCCATAAGACAGAGAACCTCGGGATAGAAAAAATAGTGGCCAACATTATCTCAAATCCCAACATTCGCTTCCTGCTCGTCACAGGGGCTGAAGTCAAGGGACATATATCCGGTGAAGCTATCGTAATGATCCATAAAAACGGTGTCAAGGATAGCAGGATTGTGGGGTCCACAGGAGCCATACCCTATATTGAAAACCTGCCGGATGATGCGATAAAGAGATTCCAGGCACAGATCCAGATTGTGGAAATGATAGGTACCGAGGACGAGGGTGCGATCATTGCAAAGATCAAGGAACTCGCAGCAAAAGACCCCGGTGCATTTGAAGGCGAGCCAATGATCATCCAGGTCGGGGCAAAGGAAGAGGTCGCAGAAGTAGGCGGCGTTAAACCCATGTCTGCCGAGATAGCCACTGTACAGGCAAGGATAAAGGGAATCCAGGCGCAGACAATCGATATAGGCAACATGAACAAACTGATGGCCGGCATCTACTCAGGAAAAATAGAAGGCATAATGATTGGCCTGGTAGTGGGATTAACAATACTTGGCATAACAATATTCGGAGGTGGTGCTTAA
- a CDS encoding tetrahydromethanopterin S-methyltransferase subunit B — protein sequence MSHIRVAPELHLILNPTTGVIAEEREDVVEYSLDGVKTQLDELDKVVTDMMNQLDPKAPLLNMFPGRENASYNAGIVTNAFYGAVIGFIVSFLLLILFKVAKVSTGGM from the coding sequence ATGAGTCACATAAGAGTAGCTCCGGAACTGCACCTGATATTAAACCCGACAACAGGTGTGATCGCAGAAGAACGGGAAGACGTTGTGGAATATTCACTGGACGGAGTGAAAACACAACTGGACGAGCTTGATAAAGTCGTAACAGACATGATGAACCAGCTCGACCCCAAAGCACCGCTCTTGAACATGTTCCCAGGACGAGAAAATGCTTCATATAACGCCGGGATCGTGACAAATGCATTCTACGGAGCAGTAATAGGGTTCATTGTATCCTTTTTACTGCTGATCCTCTTTAAGGTCGCGAAAGTTTCGACGGGAGGCATGTAA
- the mtrC gene encoding tetrahydromethanopterin S-methyltransferase subunit C: MSDIKEISPNTLVLFGIIGGLVGIYISPLFPPYTSIFGALGAICAVIWSAEAVRRVAKYGLGTGVPSIGQIAMGMGIIAAMFGLAIMKSVTKDPRGIYAGPILALITASIIGFVIGWFAQHVIKMKIPVMIRCMTEIAAAGAIIIIGFSAAVAGNYDFVGSLIPKVFDNGVILAVFWVGAVAMLHPFNACLGPDEKQKRLLYLAGSTGAITMALMGIAATMTLGAMGAVTLIAGIILWLIFYKKFWDEVYNDAAAVVGTGLIPKTEA; the protein is encoded by the coding sequence ATGAGCGATATAAAGGAAATATCCCCGAACACACTGGTGTTATTCGGAATAATCGGAGGGCTGGTTGGAATATATATATCGCCTCTTTTTCCGCCATATACTTCGATATTCGGAGCGCTTGGAGCAATATGCGCGGTTATATGGAGTGCTGAAGCAGTGAGACGCGTTGCCAAGTACGGTCTGGGAACAGGCGTGCCTTCTATAGGACAGATAGCTATGGGTATGGGCATCATTGCAGCCATGTTCGGTCTTGCCATAATGAAGTCCGTGACCAAAGATCCGCGTGGTATATATGCAGGTCCTATACTGGCATTAATAACCGCATCAATAATCGGATTTGTGATAGGCTGGTTCGCCCAGCATGTAATAAAAATGAAGATTCCGGTCATGATCCGCTGTATGACTGAAATTGCAGCGGCAGGCGCAATAATCATCATAGGTTTTAGCGCCGCAGTTGCAGGAAACTACGATTTCGTGGGAAGCCTGATCCCCAAAGTGTTTGATAACGGCGTCATCCTTGCCGTTTTCTGGGTAGGAGCAGTGGCAATGCTTCATCCATTCAATGCCTGTCTCGGACCTGATGAGAAACAGAAAAGATTGCTGTATCTTGCAGGTTCCACAGGAGCTATCACGATGGCCCTTATGGGTATAGCTGCAACCATGACCCTCGGCGCGATGGGAGCAGTCACATTGATTGCGGGAATAATCCTGTGGCTTATCTTTTACAAGAAATTCTGGGATGAAGTCTATAATGACGCTGCGGCGGTAGTCGGAACTGGATTGATTCCAAAGACGGAGGCATAA
- the mtrD gene encoding tetrahydromethanopterin S-methyltransferase subunit D: protein MVFLDPTTIIDILLIGLSGTLICLAVHFIPVGGAPAAMAQATGIGTGTVELAAGSGLVGLITSSYMYAYEPSASMALVMAAGAMGAAIMLASTMLAGGLIYAYGVAVPFASAQVKKDPITGERQDIYVSKGTQGQGIPTICFVSGIVGAGLGGAGGGLIYFVLMGYYTPLIATSAAAVAGVFTMGVFYVNSVIPSYGVGGTIEGVHDPKFRRVVPKDVFTSIVVSMLCGVVAILIAGGMTA from the coding sequence ATGGTTTTTCTTGATCCAACCACGATTATAGATATACTTCTGATTGGTTTGAGCGGCACTCTCATCTGCCTTGCCGTTCACTTCATTCCTGTAGGCGGCGCGCCTGCGGCAATGGCCCAGGCGACCGGAATTGGTACGGGGACTGTGGAACTGGCAGCAGGTTCAGGTCTTGTTGGCCTGATAACATCAAGTTATATGTACGCTTATGAACCTTCCGCATCAATGGCATTAGTAATGGCTGCGGGAGCAATGGGTGCTGCGATAATGCTTGCAAGCACGATGCTTGCGGGCGGTCTAATATATGCATACGGAGTAGCTGTACCCTTTGCATCAGCCCAGGTCAAAAAAGACCCGATAACGGGGGAGCGCCAGGACATTTATGTATCCAAAGGGACGCAGGGACAGGGTATACCGACAATATGCTTCGTAAGCGGTATTGTAGGGGCTGGACTCGGAGGGGCAGGTGGAGGACTGATCTACTTCGTCCTGATGGGGTATTACACACCGTTGATCGCCACCAGCGCCGCTGCTGTGGCAGGCGTGTTCACCATGGGTGTTTTCTATGTTAATTCCGTTATCCCATCCTACGGCGTGGGCGGAACGATCGAAGGAGTCCATGACCCCAAGTTCAGGCGCGTGGTTCCCAAGGACGTTTTCACAAGTATTGTTGTCAGCATGCTTTGCGGCGTTGTGGCAATATTGATCGCAGGAGGGATGACAGCATGA
- the mtrE gene encoding tetrahydromethanopterin S-methyltransferase subunit E, which produces MVLDLTMSMAILALLGALATIAGCLEDLESDVGSQSNPNSQVQLAPQMNFLHRIYNKAISGEPISNGLSAVTGGVITNVLLSAKFYPLTAIVIGAFIAAVIYGIFATTAFAGRIASQSRFKQPLYMDIMRYTTPSIIGHNFIVCFCLVAISYIQYAILGYPFSIPFLALIWGISVGAIGSSVGDVHYGGEREFQNREFGCGLNTALSGRIVRKAESGLRTSLDNVWFCAKFGGPATGIGLGLTVFFSSWPTTIWGYTWTAMLVGVIILAVMTIMNRLVEINVKNAYGPYKLEKNEKEAGA; this is translated from the coding sequence ATGGTATTAGACTTAACCATGAGTATGGCTATACTGGCACTCCTGGGAGCGCTTGCTACTATTGCGGGATGCCTTGAGGATTTAGAATCCGATGTGGGCTCCCAGAGCAATCCGAACTCACAGGTGCAGTTGGCCCCTCAGATGAATTTTTTGCATAGGATATACAACAAAGCGATTTCAGGCGAGCCGATCAGCAACGGTCTTTCGGCTGTTACCGGCGGTGTAATAACAAACGTACTTTTAAGCGCCAAGTTCTATCCACTGACTGCGATAGTAATAGGGGCGTTCATTGCAGCGGTAATATACGGCATTTTTGCAACAACGGCATTCGCCGGCAGGATAGCGAGCCAGAGCAGGTTCAAGCAGCCGCTGTACATGGATATTATGAGATACACAACGCCCTCGATCATAGGGCATAATTTCATCGTTTGTTTCTGCCTCGTCGCAATATCATATATCCAGTATGCCATACTTGGTTACCCATTCTCCATACCGTTCCTGGCATTGATATGGGGTATTTCAGTTGGCGCAATCGGCTCTTCCGTAGGTGATGTGCACTACGGCGGCGAGCGGGAATTCCAGAACCGTGAGTTCGGATGCGGTCTTAATACAGCGCTTTCAGGGCGCATTGTACGAAAAGCCGAATCTGGGCTGAGGACCAGTCTCGATAACGTCTGGTTCTGCGCTAAGTTCGGAGGACCAGCAACGGGGATAGGTCTGGGTCTCACCGTGTTCTTTTCAAGCTGGCCCACGACCATCTGGGGATATACATGGACAGCGATGCTGGTAGGCGTTATTATACTGGCTGTTATGACAATTATGAACCGGCTTGTGGAAATTAATGTGAAGAACGCATATGGCCCGTATAAATTAGAAAAGAATGAAAAGGAGGCTGGGGCATAA
- a CDS encoding KUP/HAK/KT family potassium transporter produces the protein MPGKETFNGIIKSLGLVFGDIGTSPIYTLTVIFLLTKPTLDHVIGILSLIIWTLIILVSVEYAWLAMSLGQKGEGGTIVLRELLVPMLKSGRQIGFVTLLSFIGISLLFGDGVITPAISILSAVEGLVLIPGLEGTGQETLVIIAAIIAILLFSFQRKGTEKVAWAFGPIMVIWFLSIAVSGLVSIINVPSVLAAINPYYAFKFLFQNGFAGFFLLSQVILCATGGEALFADMGHLGKLPIIRAWYFVFAALLLNYLGQGAFVIQNPDAKNILFEMVFQQAHILYVPFLVVSILATVIASQAMISGMFSIVYQGITTRVLPILKVDYTSTELMSQIYIGFTNWCLLISVLFVMFLFKESHHLAYAYGLAVTGTMTLTGIMMTWIFYLKNKPFKTAISFLVTVVDMAFLLSSLHKIPSGGYWSILLALIPLGTITIYTAGQKKLYNSLKPMDQDAFLEEYNKLYNTMSKIKGTALFFARDVKKIPPYMVNTMFYNNIIYEDNIIVSLIKMDNPFGISGSFKSNLAEGLRVFEIYMGYLEVVDVEKILKESGIDDKTIFYGLEDIVTDNFIWKIYSTIKKLTPAFVQFYKLPPHKLHGVLSRIEM, from the coding sequence ATGCCTGGAAAAGAAACATTCAATGGAATAATAAAATCCCTCGGTCTTGTTTTCGGAGACATAGGCACAAGCCCAATCTATACCCTCACTGTTATTTTTCTCCTCACAAAGCCCACACTGGATCATGTAATAGGTATTTTGTCTCTTATTATCTGGACACTTATTATCCTTGTGAGTGTGGAATATGCATGGCTTGCGATGAGCCTGGGACAGAAAGGCGAAGGAGGTACCATCGTTCTCCGCGAATTGCTTGTTCCCATGTTGAAGTCAGGAAGGCAGATAGGATTTGTCACACTGCTTTCCTTCATTGGCATATCTCTCCTTTTCGGTGACGGTGTAATAACTCCCGCTATAAGCATACTCAGCGCTGTTGAAGGCCTGGTCCTGATTCCGGGCTTAGAGGGAACGGGTCAGGAAACGCTGGTAATCATTGCAGCCATAATTGCGATATTACTTTTTTCTTTTCAGAGAAAAGGGACCGAAAAAGTGGCGTGGGCATTTGGTCCTATCATGGTGATCTGGTTCCTGTCCATTGCGGTTTCCGGTTTAGTTTCTATCATCAATGTCCCTTCTGTACTGGCAGCCATAAATCCTTACTATGCTTTCAAATTTTTATTTCAAAATGGATTTGCAGGATTCTTTCTGCTTTCACAGGTGATACTCTGTGCCACAGGCGGTGAGGCGCTGTTTGCAGATATGGGTCATCTGGGAAAACTGCCAATCATCAGGGCATGGTATTTCGTATTTGCCGCTCTTTTATTGAATTATCTCGGCCAGGGTGCTTTTGTTATCCAGAACCCGGATGCAAAAAATATACTTTTTGAAATGGTTTTCCAGCAGGCGCACATTCTTTACGTGCCATTTCTGGTTGTCAGCATACTCGCAACTGTCATAGCTTCTCAGGCCATGATCAGCGGGATGTTCTCGATCGTTTATCAGGGAATAACCACGCGAGTATTGCCCATACTCAAAGTGGATTACACTTCAACTGAACTTATGTCGCAGATATACATCGGCTTTACCAACTGGTGCTTGCTTATTTCGGTCCTGTTTGTCATGTTCTTATTCAAAGAATCCCATCACCTTGCCTATGCATACGGTCTCGCGGTCACGGGGACAATGACCCTTACCGGCATAATGATGACCTGGATATTTTATCTGAAAAATAAACCGTTCAAGACAGCGATCTCTTTCCTTGTAACGGTAGTTGATATGGCTTTTCTTCTTTCAAGCCTGCACAAGATCCCATCAGGCGGCTACTGGTCAATTCTTCTGGCTTTGATCCCATTAGGGACAATTACGATTTATACCGCGGGGCAGAAAAAACTCTATAATTCACTTAAGCCCATGGACCAGGATGCTTTTCTTGAAGAGTACAATAAATTATATAATACAATGTCTAAAATAAAAGGCACCGCTCTTTTTTTTGCAAGGGATGTCAAAAAGATCCCTCCATACATGGTCAATACCATGTTCTATAATAATATCATTTATGAGGATAATATCATAGTCTCCCTTATCAAGATGGATAACCCATTCGGCATATCAGGCTCATTTAAAAGCAACCTAGCAGAAGGATTAAGGGTTTTTGAGATCTATATGGGCTATCTTGAGGTAGTGGATGTTGAGAAGATATTGAAGGAGTCGGGGATTGATGATAAAACGATCTTCTATGGCCTTGAAGATATAGTGACGGACAATTTTATCTGGAAGATTTATTCCACGATCAAGAAACTCACTCCTGCTTTCGTTCAATTCTATAAACTCCCGCCCCACAAGCTGCACGGGGTTCTTTCGCGGATCGAAATGTAA
- a CDS encoding Lrp/AsnC ligand binding domain-containing protein — protein MVIGVTLVNVVPGQEKAAYNELIKIKGIKDVYHVFGEFDFVVISNVDGLSALNKLVDTIRESENVTATQTIVGAEL, from the coding sequence TTGGTAATTGGAGTTACACTGGTAAATGTTGTGCCGGGACAGGAAAAAGCGGCGTATAATGAGCTTATAAAAATTAAAGGCATCAAAGACGTTTATCATGTCTTTGGGGAATTTGATTTCGTAGTCATAAGCAACGTTGACGGATTAAGTGCTTTGAATAAACTGGTGGATACTATAAGGGAAAGCGAGAACGTCACGGCTACTCAAACCATAGTGGGAGCGGAACTTTAA
- a CDS encoding DNA topoisomerase VI subunit B: MAIADELAKKQKAISIAEFFEKNRQILGFDSSPRCLLTSVKEAVDNSLDACEEASILPDIFIKIETKSKDNLTLIVEDNGPGIVREQIPRVFAKLLYGSRFHSIKQSRGQQGIGISAAVLYSQLTSGRPAKIVSKIDRDAPAHYFELLINTQTNEPEILADKITEWDRLRGTRIELEMEASYIKGKRKSVYEYLKDTAIVNPHARITLVEPDGNQVIFERATDKVPVQPKEILPHPHGIELGTLMKMLRYAESETLDSFLRSSFSRIGAQTARDICKKAGLEAEKNPKTVTLDEAKRLHEAFGKAKIQAPPTDCLSPITEELIRKGLEKEHTIDFIETTTRPAAVHSGHPFQVEAGIAFGGNLPKEEKVEILRFANRVPLLYQQGACAITHAVENIKWRNYSLDQPGGDTLPIGPAIILVHVASTHIPFTSESKEAIAEVPEIAEEIGLALKEVARRLKLYLSRKDKLLQRKEKEEIIQKILPRIAKKVGEILDRPTPDISPVVAKIMGNVFIQRVVSQNGKGCDVEIRIKNHSENVHTFNLHETLLYSIESASPDPKKIPLGKQTDYLWKISLKPREEKALIYKLNIGLEEASKLPQLVVDGIDEELITGAKVVNV, from the coding sequence ATGGCAATTGCCGATGAACTTGCCAAGAAGCAAAAGGCCATCAGCATTGCCGAATTTTTCGAGAAGAATAGGCAAATACTGGGCTTTGACTCAAGCCCGAGATGCCTGCTTACATCCGTAAAAGAGGCGGTAGATAATTCTCTGGACGCATGCGAGGAAGCCAGCATACTGCCTGATATTTTTATCAAGATAGAAACCAAATCCAAGGATAACCTGACCCTTATCGTGGAAGATAATGGCCCAGGGATCGTCAGGGAACAGATCCCCCGGGTTTTCGCAAAACTGCTCTACGGTTCGCGTTTTCATTCTATCAAGCAAAGCCGCGGCCAGCAGGGGATAGGCATCTCGGCTGCCGTTCTGTATTCGCAGCTCACATCCGGCCGCCCTGCCAAAATAGTGTCCAAAATTGATCGCGACGCTCCAGCCCATTACTTTGAATTGCTCATAAATACACAGACCAATGAACCCGAGATCCTTGCCGATAAAATTACCGAATGGGACCGGTTGCGGGGTACGCGTATCGAACTTGAAATGGAAGCCTCATATATTAAAGGAAAGAGGAAATCGGTATATGAATACCTGAAGGATACTGCAATAGTGAACCCCCATGCACGAATAACCCTTGTTGAACCTGATGGCAACCAGGTTATTTTTGAGAGAGCGACCGATAAAGTGCCCGTGCAGCCAAAAGAGATCCTGCCACACCCTCACGGCATAGAACTCGGGACACTGATGAAGATGCTGCGGTATGCAGAAAGCGAAACGCTTGACTCATTTCTCCGCAGTTCTTTCTCACGCATAGGTGCCCAGACGGCAAGAGATATATGCAAAAAGGCCGGCTTGGAAGCTGAAAAGAATCCAAAAACAGTGACGCTCGATGAGGCAAAGAGGCTGCATGAGGCTTTTGGGAAGGCTAAGATCCAGGCTCCTCCCACGGATTGCCTTTCTCCAATAACAGAGGAACTGATACGGAAAGGACTTGAGAAGGAACATACCATTGATTTCATCGAGACCACAACGCGCCCCGCCGCAGTGCACAGCGGCCATCCTTTCCAGGTTGAAGCTGGAATAGCATTTGGAGGAAATCTTCCGAAAGAGGAAAAGGTAGAGATACTCAGGTTCGCAAACCGCGTGCCTTTACTTTACCAGCAGGGAGCCTGCGCTATAACACATGCGGTCGAGAATATCAAGTGGAGGAATTATTCTCTCGACCAGCCTGGGGGTGACACGCTTCCCATAGGCCCAGCTATCATTTTGGTGCATGTGGCATCAACGCATATCCCGTTCACGTCCGAATCCAAAGAAGCAATCGCAGAGGTGCCTGAGATCGCTGAAGAGATCGGTCTTGCGTTGAAGGAGGTAGCCCGGCGGCTTAAACTCTACTTATCCAGGAAGGATAAACTCCTTCAGAGAAAAGAAAAGGAAGAGATCATCCAGAAGATACTGCCGCGCATAGCAAAGAAAGTTGGCGAGATACTTGATAGACCCACACCGGATATTTCCCCGGTCGTTGCAAAGATAATGGGCAATGTATTTATCCAGAGGGTGGTATCGCAGAACGGGAAGGGTTGCGATGTAGAGATACGCATTAAGAACCACAGCGAAAACGTACATACTTTCAATCTTCATGAAACCCTGCTTTATAGCATTGAATCGGCAAGCCCTGACCCCAAAAAGATCCCTCTCGGAAAGCAGACGGATTATCTCTGGAAGATCTCCCTGAAGCCCAGGGAAGAAAAGGCCCTGATCTACAAATTGAATATAGGTCTTGAAGAGGCTTCAAAATTGCCACAGCTCGTGGTGGACGGGATAGATGAGGAACTTATTACCGGGGCAAAGGTCGTGAATGTGTGA